A stretch of DNA from Nocardioides sp. Arc9.136:
GTCGAAACCCCGTGACAGGCGCAGGGCCGCAACCACGCTCCCCGGGCCTCGACGACGGCTCGCCAGGGCTCGCCTGCTCGACCAGCGGACGACGAAGGCCCCCGGACCGCAACGGTCCGGGGGCCTCGCTCAGAACAGGCGCAGCTGTTCGGGTGCTCTTCAGTCGCCGACCTTCTTGGCCGCGGCGGTCGTCGCCTTGGTGGCCGAGGTGGCGGTCTTCTTGGCGGCGGTGGCGGTGCCCTTGGCGCTGCTCTTCGGGGCGGCCGTGGTCTTCTTGACCGTCCGCTTGGCGGTGTTGGTGGTCTTGCGAGCGGTCGACTTCGCAGCCTTGGTGGTCTGGGTCTGCGTGGTCTTCGCCTTGCTGACGGTCGTCTGGGCCGCCGCGGCGGTCGCCTTGGTCTCCTCCTGGCGGCGGATCCGGGCGACGAGCTGCTCGCCGCGCTTGGCGAGGTCGGCGTAGGTGTCGCTCACGATGACGACGTTCTCGTTCACGGTCGCCTGCACGCGGGTGGGCAGCGCGCGGGCCTCGCCCTGCAGCTCGGCGACGCGGGACTCGACGGCCTCGCGGCGGGCCTTGGCGTCCTTGGACAGCGCCTCGAAGCGGGCGTTCACCGCGACGAGCGCCTGGTCGCGCAGGGCCTTGGGCTCGAGGTCGATGTCGGCGACGCGCTTCTGCACGTCCTGCTGGGTCTGGGTGAGGCGCTTCTGCACGTCGGCGGCGTAGCCGCGGACGTAGCCGACGACGAGGTCGGTCGCGCCGACACCGGCGTAGAGCGGCCGCTTGGCGACCTCGGGGAGCTCGAGCTTGTCGATCTTGATGTCGAACGTGGTCTTCGCCATGTCCGTCTCCTCTTCTGTGTGGGTCAGTCCTGGGATGGAGCCTCGGGCTGCCCGACGTTGAGGGCCAGGAACGAGGCGTAGATGTCGAGCAGGGACTGCTTCTGGCGCTCGGTGAGCGCACTGTCGTTGAGGACCGCGAGCTCGACGGAGCCGCCGACGCCGTCGTCGGGGCTGACGATCCCGGCGCGCACGTACAGCTGCTCCGCGGAGATCCGCAGCGCCTTGGCGATCTGCTGCAGCACCTCGGCCGAGGGTCGGCGCAGGCCGCGCTCGATCTGGCTGAGGTAGGGGTTGGAGACCCCGGCCTGCTCGGCAAGCTGCCGGAGCGAGAGCGACGCGGCGGTGCGCTGCTCCCGCAGGTAGTCCCCGAGGGACCCGACTGCGGTCCCGACCTTGCCCTTGCTCATGCCTCCAGTGTGCTTGCTGCCGCTAGCGCTTGCAAGCGGCTAGCACGTGAGACCCTTCACAACCAACGAAAGCGGCCGCTAGCAGCGCTAGCGCCGCTAGCGTCGGGGGTGTCTGCGAGCTGATGCGACGACCATGGCCGGCGTCGCGGCGCGACGGCTCCCGAGGCATGCCCGTCGGGTCCACCGGACAGCCCAGGACGAGGCGCCGTCCGGACGGGGCCGCACCGCTGGCGCAGAGCACGGGCCCACGGACGACAGGCCCCTACCATTGCCGATCATGGTCGGCAGAGTGCTCCGTGGTCGACCTGCGTTCCTCGCCGTGGCAGCGGTCCAGCGCGGCATCCCCTTCCTCCTCCTCCCGCTCTTCGTCCGAGTCCTTACCCCGACCGAGTACGGGCACGTGGCTGTCCTCGCGGCGACGATGACCCTCGGGTCCATGACCTTCGGCCTCGGGCAGGAGCTCGTCGCCTACCGGTACCTCAACGACCCGCAGGACGGGCGCCGCACCGTGACCTCGGCCGCGTTGGTGCAGACGGCAGCCCCTCTGGGCCTGGCAGCCTTGACGACCGGACTCCTGCTCGTGACGGGACTCGACCTCGGCGGGACGTCGCGCGCGGCGGTGACGGTCACCCTGTTCAGCGCGGCTGTCTACTGCATCGCGTGGCAGTACCCGGCCGCGCTCTACAGGAACGACGGACACCTGGGTCCGTTCTTCGGCCTGGCCGTCCTGTACTCGGTGCTGGTCGCCGCCGCCAAGGTGCTGTTCGTCGTGGCGCTCGATGCCGGCGTCCTCGGTTGGGCAGCGGCGGACCTCCTGGGCGCGACAGCGCTCTTGGCGTGCACGGCGACCACCCTGGCCTCGACGCTGCGCCGGGTCAGGTCCGACACGACCTCCGCGTCGGTCCGTCGGGTCCTGCGGCTCGGCGTCCCGGTCTCGATCAGCCAGTTCGCCAGGTGGGCTGCTGGGTTCTCCGACAGGATCTGGATCGTCGTCTTGGTGCCGCCGACCTCGGCCGCGGGATACCTCATCGCAGCGCAGCTGGTGACCATCGGGAACGTCGTGGCCATCGAGCTGGCGCGGTTCCTCCAGCCACAGATCAGTCGCCACCAGGGCGCCCTGGCCGAGCTCCTGCGGACCGTCCTCCCACGGCACCTGGCCTTCTCCCTCCTCGCCGCAGGCGCAGTTGCAGGGATCGCCGCTGTGTTCGTGCAGCTGGGACTGGCCGCTGACTACGAGGGCGTGGCCGCTCTGTCGGCCGTCCTCTCCGTCGGCCTGTTCTTCCAGAGCCTCAACTACCTCGGTAGCGACGTGTCGGCGATCGCGGTCGGCAACACGAACTGGTTGATGGCCGTCTCGATCGGGGCGGGGATCGCCGGGACCGCCGGCAGCTTCGTGCTGATCGGTGTTCTCGGCGTCTGGGGGGCAGTTGCCGCAGCGGTCGGCACCCAGGTGCTGACCAGCGTGCTCCTGTGGGTCCCCATCCGCCGAGCAGCTGAACGGTCCACGGTCACTGCCTAGAGGTGCCGCCCACTCCCGCCTCGGTCGCGGCAGGCACCGGCGAGCGGCCCGGAGTCAGCGCACCGCACGCAGGATGACGGTCTGTCCCACCAGGTGGCCGCGGGGCTCGCCCGTCTCGACCACGAGGGCCGCCTTCAGGCCGAGAGCCACCAGCTTCCACAGGAGGAAGCGCACCCCGCTGAGGAGCCCGTGCGGCACCGGACCCGTGTCGACGCACGTCGACTCCGCGAAACCGGTCACCTTGCTGATCTGCCCCAGGCTGCGCGAGGTGAACGACGTCTCGTGCGTGAAGTCACCGAACTGGATCCGCCCGACGAACGGGCTCGCTCCGTTGGGGATCCGCGCGATGAACACACCCCCGGGGCGGAGGGCCTCGCGCACAGCGCCGAACAGCTCGAGCACCTCGAGCTTCGTGCAGTGCTCGAGCACGTCGGTGGCGAGGACGGCATCGAGGCGCCCGGCACGCTCGGCGAGGTAGGACGTGAAGTCCTGGCAGATCACGTTCCGCACACCCATCGCATGCGCACGTGCGACCTGCTCCGGGCTGATGTCGACGCCGCAGGCGTTCGCGTACCCGGCTTCGTGCAGCGCACGCACGGTGTTCCCTTGCCCGCAACCGATGTCGACGATCTGCGCCCCGAGATCCCGCGGCAGCATGGGGACGATCCGCTTGCGGACCGCGTACCCCTCGACACGCCCGTCCTGCACACCGGCGTGGGTGGTGGTGTACGAGCGATACATGCGCTCTCGGAAGGTCGCGAGCGCATCGCCCTCTGGTCCGCCGCCGGTCATGACGGACACCCTGTCACAGAGCCCGCCGCCCGATCCGGCTCCGGACGCTCCCGCCAGTCCTACGACACCCGGTGGTCGAGCGTCGCCCGGACCGCTCCCACGACGCGGCCGCCCCCGTGCAGCTCGACCAGGCCTGTACGGTGCACGGCGTCGTCCTCGAAGCCGGCTCGCCGCAACACCTCGGCCATGACCACCCGGCGGGCCCGGTCGGCGCCGTCCTCGATCTTGAGGGCGAAGGCACGGCCGTCCGGCAGGGCCACCGCGTGCAGCGCCTCGGCGCCCATCTTGCCGATCGCGCCGGGGACCGCGACGAGGAGGTCGCGCTCGTCGCGGGTGGTGCCGGAGACCATCTCGGGGTGCCGGCGGATCGCGTCGGCGATGCGCTCCTCCGGCCCGTCGGCGGCGACGGCGAGCGTGCGGAACGCCCGCGCCAGGCCGGTCAGCGACGTCGAGAGCAGCGGCGCACCGCAGCCGTCGGTCGCGAACACCTCGATCGGCTCGCCGGTCAGCTCCTCGAACGTCGAGACGACCGCCCGCTGCAGCGGGTGGTCGGGCGCGAGGTAGGTGGCGGTGTCCCAGCCGTTGACGACGCAGGTCAGCAGCATCGCGGCGTGCTTGCCCGAGCAGTTCATCAGGACCTGCTCCTTCACGCCGCCCGCGGCGGCGTGGGCGAGCTTGGTCTCCTCGTCGAGCGGCCAGTCCAGCGGCGTCTGCAGCGCGTCCTCGCCGAGGCCCGCGACCGCGAGGATGCGGCGTACGCCGTCGACGTGGAGCTGCTCGCCGGAGTGCGACCCGCACGCCAGGGCCAGCAGGTCCGGCGGCAGGTCGAGGCCGTTGCGGACCATGGCCAGCGCCTGCACCGGCTTGTTGCACGACCGCGGCAGCACCGGCGACGTCACGTCCCCCACGGACCACTCGACACCCCCGTCGGCGGCGAGGGCGACCACGGACCCGTGGTGGCGACCCTCGACGAAACCGGAGCGGACGACCTCGGCCAGGACCACGGGAGACGGCATGCCGGCACCCTAACGACGCCGGTTTGCAAGGATGAGGCCGTGCCGAACCCGCCGCAGTACTGCCCCACCCAGCGCGAGCTCGACGACCTTGAGCTGCTGGTCACCGGCGCCCTCGCCCCGCTCAGCCGGTTCGACGAGCCGGGCAGCCCGGTGACGCTCACGCTGCCGGCCGACGTCTCCACCGCCGCGGCCGAGGCGGGCGCGGTCGAGCTCGTCGACCCCGAGGGCCTGCCGCTCGCGCGCGTCTCCGTCCCGGACGGCGCGGTCGAGGCGCTGA
This window harbors:
- a CDS encoding helix-turn-helix domain-containing protein, giving the protein MSKGKVGTAVGSLGDYLREQRTAASLSLRQLAEQAGVSNPYLSQIERGLRRPSAEVLQQIAKALRISAEQLYVRAGIVSPDDGVGGSVELAVLNDSALTERQKQSLLDIYASFLALNVGQPEAPSQD
- a CDS encoding lipopolysaccharide biosynthesis protein yields the protein MVGRVLRGRPAFLAVAAVQRGIPFLLLPLFVRVLTPTEYGHVAVLAATMTLGSMTFGLGQELVAYRYLNDPQDGRRTVTSAALVQTAAPLGLAALTTGLLLVTGLDLGGTSRAAVTVTLFSAAVYCIAWQYPAALYRNDGHLGPFFGLAVLYSVLVAAAKVLFVVALDAGVLGWAAADLLGATALLACTATTLASTLRRVRSDTTSASVRRVLRLGVPVSISQFARWAAGFSDRIWIVVLVPPTSAAGYLIAAQLVTIGNVVAIELARFLQPQISRHQGALAELLRTVLPRHLAFSLLAAGAVAGIAAVFVQLGLAADYEGVAALSAVLSVGLFFQSLNYLGSDVSAIAVGNTNWLMAVSIGAGIAGTAGSFVLIGVLGVWGAVAAAVGTQVLTSVLLWVPIRRAAERSTVTA
- a CDS encoding bifunctional 2-polyprenyl-6-hydroxyphenol methylase/3-demethylubiquinol 3-O-methyltransferase UbiG, with the translated sequence MTGGGPEGDALATFRERMYRSYTTTHAGVQDGRVEGYAVRKRIVPMLPRDLGAQIVDIGCGQGNTVRALHEAGYANACGVDISPEQVARAHAMGVRNVICQDFTSYLAERAGRLDAVLATDVLEHCTKLEVLELFGAVREALRPGGVFIARIPNGASPFVGRIQFGDFTHETSFTSRSLGQISKVTGFAESTCVDTGPVPHGLLSGVRFLLWKLVALGLKAALVVETGEPRGHLVGQTVILRAVR
- a CDS encoding asparaginase, with translation MPSPVVLAEVVRSGFVEGRHHGSVVALAADGGVEWSVGDVTSPVLPRSCNKPVQALAMVRNGLDLPPDLLALACGSHSGEQLHVDGVRRILAVAGLGEDALQTPLDWPLDEETKLAHAAAGGVKEQVLMNCSGKHAAMLLTCVVNGWDTATYLAPDHPLQRAVVSTFEELTGEPIEVFATDGCGAPLLSTSLTGLARAFRTLAVAADGPEERIADAIRRHPEMVSGTTRDERDLLVAVPGAIGKMGAEALHAVALPDGRAFALKIEDGADRARRVVMAEVLRRAGFEDDAVHRTGLVELHGGGRVVGAVRATLDHRVS